In the genome of Lentisphaerota bacterium, one region contains:
- a CDS encoding TolC family protein translates to MAGRFGFFRTTLALALAANTITVRADAQNEQEAAGPLALQEAIDFVGRLNPGLTAAAHDVLAAESAARQAGVRPNPEIEIEAEDFGGTDSREGYDGATTTAGISQRIELGGKRSKRQSVARAEARLTGWDYEASRLDILTRTKQAFVDVLAAQCRVALAAEALALAEDVRKAAAERVKAGKVPELEAIKAAVEVSSAGIARDRTKRELDVARRLLVANWGSATPRFTNAVGSLDDVGDAASLDSLAAAVERSPEVARWTDARLAAAESLRLAKAQRVPDITVNVGVRRFDEDGTHAAVAGVALPLPLFDRNAGGIAAAQHCVAAAEQKERAARLLAATSLAEIHGRFDTARSEAVAIRDGLIPAAQKAFDAAQTGYRQGKFGLLEVLDAQRTLNDAKAGHLEALTAYHKAAADMERLTGTPLTATEQTNEQEVK, encoded by the coding sequence CTGGCGCTTCAGGAGGCGATCGATTTTGTTGGCCGGCTCAATCCGGGCCTGACCGCCGCCGCCCATGATGTGCTGGCTGCCGAAAGCGCCGCCCGTCAGGCCGGCGTGCGGCCTAACCCCGAGATCGAAATCGAGGCCGAGGACTTCGGGGGGACGGACAGCCGCGAGGGGTACGATGGCGCCACCACGACCGCCGGCATCAGCCAGCGGATCGAACTCGGCGGGAAGCGATCCAAACGCCAATCGGTGGCCCGTGCGGAAGCCCGGCTTACCGGATGGGATTACGAAGCCTCTCGCCTGGACATCCTGACCCGTACCAAGCAGGCGTTTGTGGATGTGCTCGCGGCCCAGTGCCGAGTCGCCTTGGCCGCGGAGGCGCTGGCGCTGGCCGAAGACGTGCGCAAGGCGGCTGCCGAGCGCGTGAAGGCAGGCAAGGTTCCCGAACTCGAGGCGATCAAAGCCGCCGTGGAGGTGTCCTCCGCCGGCATAGCGCGCGACCGGACCAAGCGGGAATTGGATGTCGCCCGCAGACTGCTTGTCGCCAACTGGGGCAGTGCAACGCCGCGCTTCACCAACGCCGTCGGATCGCTGGACGATGTCGGGGACGCGGCATCCCTCGATTCTCTTGCCGCCGCCGTGGAGCGGTCGCCGGAAGTGGCCCGTTGGACCGATGCGCGTCTGGCCGCCGCGGAATCGCTCAGGCTCGCGAAGGCTCAGCGTGTCCCGGATATCACGGTGAATGTCGGCGTCAGACGATTCGATGAGGACGGCACGCATGCGGCCGTCGCCGGTGTCGCACTACCGCTGCCGCTGTTCGACCGTAACGCGGGTGGGATCGCCGCCGCGCAACACTGCGTCGCGGCCGCGGAGCAGAAGGAGCGCGCCGCCCGTCTGCTGGCCGCAACCAGCCTCGCCGAGATTCACGGCCGTTTCGACACCGCCCGCTCGGAAGCCGTGGCCATACGGGACGGTTTGATTCCTGCCGCGCAGAAAGCGTTCGATGCCGCGCAAACCGGCTACCGTCAGGGGAAATTCGGCTTGCTTGAGGTACTCGATGCGCAACGAACCCTCAACGACGCCAAAGCCGGCCATCTGGAGGCCCTCACCGCCTATCATAAGGCGGCGGCGGATATGGAACGGTTGACCGGCACCCCACTCACTGCAACTGAACAAACCAACGAACAGGAAGTGAAATGA